The region GCAAACAAATTGGACCAACAGTCATTGCCTCAATCATTACGTAATTATGATGTCTCCCACTTGtctttcccctttcttttttccttttttttttcacttttatccAATTTGCTTCAAATATCTTCATCTTTACACCGCTTTATTCCTAcacaataaaaatataatattaagcacaaatcaatataattaatactcaaaagacaatcAAAAGTACTAATATGTGAGGCAACAATAGCTAAATATATGCAAATTTGGCCTAACATCACCACCCCACATTTAAactcttgctcgtcctcgagtaagCATTAAAATCACTCTCAATAAATCAAGCCTAGGAACACCACCACTTTGGTTGATACAAACAATTAGGCCTCATAGCAACTCAAACCATCAAATATACACTTCACGATCATCATGCAAGATATGCAAGCCAACTCAAGCAAACAACAAACTTCTAACCTCAAAGACGGACTCTAACTCATTAAATTTAAGCTCGCTCACTTACTCACAAGAAGCTACTAACATCACtatctatcatgaaacaagtgccctcataagaagaaatagtccacacactcaaatcaaagaatgaatgtaaattaaggacttagcatcaaagcacaactctggcactcacaaaaaaaaattcacatgtatgcacaaagaaccataggcttgcccattATGTACATCTCTACTAATTAAGTGTGCTcgaatagaatcaaataggactttaacgGGTTGTAATGTTGGCTGGGGATGGGGGCGGAAAACTATTTAATAAGTGACTTAcacttccctaagcactttgcacttttagacttcatcacccattattttctaatcttcactttatttttcagccatctcttcatcaattatttcactagaaattttcatcatatcaagaacgcttcaatttttattttattttcaagcactttttctccttttttttttttttttttctaagtgggCCTTTTCAACACTTTGCAACTATCATTggtcaccatttttttttctcttgaccATCCCTTTTCTTCAGATTTATCAATTAATGTCACGGTCTATGCTTTCGATCTGCTCCAAGAAGGGTGCAAAAACTAGGGATTCAACAAAAAGGATCAAGGCAAAAAATACGACTAACAAATGAAAGGCTACAGACTCGAAAGGAGCTAACTAGTGGTACAATTTCGAAAAAGGCTAAAATTTACAAGACATATCAAAGAATGCCTATCATCATTTTCTAAACGAGCAACACTTTATTTAGCTTCAATAACATGCAAAGCAAGTTCTAGACTATGAtgcaaaacatgaaaatatacaagAAATCCTACCACACATGGGATAAGTCTCAATCGAGATGGATCGATTACTACCAGGACGGATAGGATCATGACgaactacaaaataagaataagctATATACAAGCCACTATCTTGAGCCTAGGTGTAGGAAAATCTGCTATTTTTTTAATTCCCCGCGCTCACAGAAAGTACTACTCAAGTTGAGCCCAAATATGCTAGTATCCAATAAAGTCGAAAAGGGtcttttcttctctcttctttactactaaaaaaaaaattatcctaaaaataaaaaaattacccggttcaaaggcccctcctcgggaaagaaccgaggccataagaaaaccaaagGGGCGGATGATGTATGCCgctaaaagagaaaaagaatctATAAAAGAAcgaacaaagaaagaaaaaaaatctttttgaatttttattggttttttttttagttatatatataaggctaagaaaaaaaaaaaaaatcctatgaCATAATCATCCTTGACCTCGAAATCGGAAGTACCCACCCGTACTTAAAAATATGCATTGTCCTCGATGCATTTATAgtagaagaaaaaattaaaacaaggtGAGAAATACTCCTGAGACCATAAGGCCTAGGCAGAAAAGATAATCCTCAACATTAAGGGTCGGGATGACACCGCGCTAAATTTCAAACATGCTCTCGACTTTGACTTCGGGGGTACTAGGACTTCCCCTAATCTGCAAAACAAAACAACACGTGacactataaaaaaaataaaaagaataaaatctaaaactattacacattgggttgcctcccaacaagCGCCTTAGTTAATGTCGCGGCACGACGTGAATCAACTTTATCGCTTTTCTCGCCATTTGAGCTTATGAAGTGGGCACCCAACATTGATTCAAGTTTGTGACCACGAGCAAGGTGGGGGGTGGTAAATAGATGACCACGccaaagtaaaatatttttcatcttacacttcttggctttcaagtgaggaatgtcattttgccttcttgaattttcaaattgCAAAATATAAGGCTCTTGGAACTTCTTGAATTACGACATCCTTTTTCCCCCCCGGTTGGAGTCAACACTCAACCATATTTTTCGAACAATGGTTGActccaatttatttttctttggcatTCCCAATAAACTCATCTTCATGATTTACCCTTTCATCTTGAGCATTGGGGAGTTCATAATGATTTGCCCATAGATATTTTCTTCGTCGTCATCAAACCAAGTTGGAGACTAGTTTCCAAGTATTCTTTCAAGGCTTTTTTGATTTTCGTTACCCTCGCACAACGAGTGCACTCCATCATGAGTTTGAACTCGCTTTGATTTGGTCATGCTCGCGATAAAAATCACGACTAAACAAGTTTTTATGGAaagatgccatttttttttttttctaaaaataaaataaaacacgaaaaacaactatacaaaatattcagGTGTTCGGTTCAAAGCAAGTTAGCTTATTTCCTAAATTAGCCAAAATACGCCAATTGTTCCCGgtaacggcgccaaaatttgatacgctcaaattacacctattaatggtataacggacgttgtcaaatatagtaacccaacaaagGTTTGGAGTcaaatcccacagagaacaatatgtaggcaatttaagcgattaggaattatcactaacaatagctagaccgagcacatcaatggtggtttttgataaggttttgataaaatacgaaaatataaattctaatctagaaagcaagtaaattgatcaatggccacagagtggaataaaggaaactacttctcaagtaacaatccaatatatttcacgaattataaataatagcaagtttattttatttagcctcggataatgactctaaattaacttctcccaaGATTAACctagactacccaattgaagatccctcaagcaataaggagcattaagaacacccgaatatggctacaagtggtatcgcctattcctaggtcaatttccattagatgaggttaacaccccaaattcatgttaattattctatcccaacccccgttcttcctcttccaagtttcaaacaaagtaaatgggcaagtcctagggttagctactcccttgagaaaaacgttgaagaacaagaataattaaaataacaataacttacttgattaaaaataatgtcgatcaataaataagcacaacaagtGTATCGATCTTAATTGtcaagaaattcccataaacaaggattaaataaaagaaaaaatatttatgtaggaaccctagcctccaaacttgtgttttatgccaaagatgtttaagaattgtggcttatgaaatatttataggtgtaggaaAAAAACCCAGATAAAATAACTCAGTCCAAAACTAAATAGGAAGAAGTAAATATCCAAAAACTGCACCGTCCGTTGCACCAAGTTGATCGCTCTTCTTTGCTCTTCAGAGTATTGCCAGTTAAATACATTAGTGCTCTctcttattttcatcaaaacaattGCAAACAAATTGGACCAACAATCATTGCCTCAATCATTACGTAATTATGATGTCTCTCACttgtctttcccttttttttcctttttttttttttcacttttatccaatttgcttcaaatctcttcatctttacACAATTTTATTTCTAcacaataaaaatataatattaagcacaaataatataattaatactgaaaagacaattaaaagtactaatATGTGAGGCAACAATAGCTAAATATATGCAAATTTGGCCTAACATCAAGGCCCACCACAAGTCCAGCAACCTTTGTCATTTGCTGAATTCTTCTTGTTCTTTGAATTTCCAGCATCCACAACAGCCTTTCCTTTGTCAGCACCATCTTTCCACCCTTCCTTTCTCCACTCCCCTTTCTTTTCAGCCTTCTTCTTAGACTTAGAAGAAGTAGGAGTTTCAGAAGGAATTCGTGTTGAGTGGTAATCCACTAACGAATATGCCGCCGCAATAGCACTTGGAAATTTTTTCACGTTCTGTCTCCTAAGTTCGCTTTGGGCCCATGCTTGCATTCCTGAAATCAATGTTTTAAAAAGCGAGGGTGTAAGGCGGGGCGTTTTACGTCTGCCTCAGTGAGGGGTAAGCCCCGAGGcacggggcgtaagccccatggggttttaatttttaatattttataaaatgatataattataataaatacttttaaataggtgaaatagcgtaaaaaaattgaagaaaactataaataagtatatatatatatatatatatatatatatatatatatatatatatagcgctCCACCCTcacaaaaaaaactaattagaacaatctattatacgctacttaTAGGTACAAGTGACTGCTCGttacttttttgagatagtagaagacaagataaataattggaaaagaatatatattaggcattctaACAATAAAAAAAGAACTTGACTTTGAAATCTAATGCTtcagttcctttttaaaatatttgagtaattacatgttgacttttgagaatttgggcattatattaaggacttatttaacaaatttcgttttagtttaaagaagttttctgggcttacgtCCCAAAgcgccccaacaaaaaaaaaaaaaactcgcccCAAACGCCCGGGCGTACGCCCCGAATTGCTGGGTGTACGCCCTTTGGGACTTTCGCCCCGACCCATCGCCCCGGGGCATTTTTGGTACGCCCCGCCCCAGGGCTCGTCCTGGGGCTCGCCccgaaaacgccttttaaaaTACTGCCTGAAATAAAGTTGTGCAACTTATCTTCATCCAACATTTTTTGGATGTCCAGCATCAAAGAAGTGAATTCCTTGATATAGTCATGAACATAACCCGTTTGCCTCAACCTTTTCAACCGATCCCTAGCAATCCAAGATGCATTTCTAGGAAGGAACTAGTAACGCATTTCCATATTTAATTTAGCCAAAGTATCAATCCTTGGCCTGCCAGCACTCACATCATCTGCATCCCTTGTTCTCCACCACAATTTCGCATCACCAGCAAAATATATGGTTGTGATGTTTAACTTATCATTTTCAGAAATACGGGCATTGAGAAATATTGTTCCATGTCCCACAAGaaattttataatttgtttgcAGATCTTGAACCAGTAAAGGCCTCAGGCTCAAGAATTTTTACCTTGGAGTGGTCATCATGGCCCGAGCCAGAACTAGCCAACGCCCTTTGCAGCACCACCACTTCCAAGTTCAGATTTTCGTTTGCCTTCCTCAAATCCTTGATCTGAACCAAAGCATTTTCACAAAATTCAGCCATTCCTATCATATGTACAACCATTAACTCACGAAACTTAGCATGTTCCATCATTAAGCCATGAATACGACTGATTATAGAAGTCATATCCTCTGCGTTTTCAGCCATCCCCACCAGCGCCTCCAAAGCTGCCACTTTTTCCCTCTGTTCATTGTACGTACTACTTCCGCCAGCCATTGTTCCGCGACCTTAGCCATGCTTTGACACCAGTTGAAACAGAGGTGATTTTTTTTCAATGTCACCACTGCTTGGTAGTTAGCGTCACAACCAACTTCAGCCTTCACGCGCACACACGTGTTTGACGCTTAGATTCAATTTCGGGTTAGCACACAATGAAATAGACACACACGTTTACAGGCAAATGCCAACCTTTTATTATCTCTCAGATATTACAAAGGACTCACTAATTTGGAGGATTACAAAATTGATTCATGCCTTAGCCAAATTCAGACTACATAAAGAAACCTGCCATTAGTTACAAGCAGTTACAGGGGGAGGGGCGTGCTTGGCATGTGCCAGCAGTTCCATTGGGAGCATTACATAGATTCTAAGGGAGCACTTCGCACATGTGGGAAAAGCCTTCAGAAATTGGCCTCAACCGTCGCACATGCCGCACACACTGCGTAACCGTCGCATGTGTCGCGCTCATTACCCTGTTGCATATGCCGCGCTCATGCTACGCCCATGTGTCGTGCGCATGGCTTCTGCGCATGTGTCTTGCgcgtgcctagcccgaattctgcCTCATGGCTTCGCCCAACACTTAGAATATTTTTCTCCCAATGCCATGCCATAATGAAGAGTACACATCTTGTAAGCTCCCTCACATAAAATAGGACAAGAACATATAGAAAAATAGGAAAGGATAAACATGCAATTTTAAATAATaaccatttcattttattttgtaaaGCATATAATAGTTTGAGATTTAAACAAACTAAACTTATTATCTCTGGTGGGAATCCTAATCACTGACCTAAACATAAGCAACCATATGTACCTCACGGTGCTCtgttcttttaaaaacaaaaattccgAATCCATAAACGTAAAATCTTGACTCTGCCTTTGGAGACGGATTGAGCTTCTCACAACaatgttgtatgaatgttgATAAATTTGCTAGCAAAAACATAATCGCAACGAAGGAAAATTCAAGGGTGACTATCTAATCGCCCAAATCAATGGGTGCGATCATATATAGTTCTATACTGATACGTGTAGCTTCGGGTATTTGACCGCTTTTTTGCAAGAATCTTCTCTGTTGATTAAGAATAAgtccaaaatattcaaaaaatatttccttcccTTTGTCACTTTTGACCATAAATCATTAACTTTTAAGTTAGATTCAATTGCCGCAATTCGTTCTTTACCTTTCATAATCGTCTATCATTTAATATTTAGAAGTCATAACATCATATACGAATACTATGAGAATCTCAACATCATAACTCAATATCATTTAAAACTTCGAAACGTTCATAATCATGAGAATAGACAACTTTTCCACGTGATAATAGAGCCATTGACTATTTCCTTgtttaaagaaagaaattagAGTCGCTTTGGATTGTGAGTTATAAGAGTCGCTTTGGATAGTTAATTATAAATACCTTACAAGTTTTAAgtattgaaaaatatttgtaagtgttgaaattaattttataaataagcagttatgCGTTTAGATAAAATTACAGAAATAGATAATAAACAATTGATGTGTTTGTTAAAAAGTATTGATGaactatttttttgttttgttaaaatgataaaaatatccctattttttttataaaaaaaaaataatctaaatatCCTTATATAAAAAGGAGGAACGACTAATAGAAAGTGAagttaaatgttttattttGGGAAAGGTACCTAGAGAGTTAGAataaatattaaggataaaatagtaaaaaatagGATCAAACAAAAAATGCTTATAAACTGAAAAAGAATATGCTAGATGATCACCTTATGACTtttgattgatttaaaatattAACCAAATGcgtaaacaaactaaaaaatacTTATAAACCAGCTTAAGGTATTTACAAGCTTAGCCAAATGGCCTCTTATTTTCAAACACTCCTATtacatcaagaaaagagaagtaACAAGACAACTTGAACAAATCAAACTCGCATATTGCAAGTTGAGGATTAAAGAACGAAATGCTAACATTTTATTTTAGGGTAAAATCAAGGCTagacacactacaacaacatcatagcTAGTATAATTTCACCAGGCAGGGCCTGAAAGGGCTAGACACACTATTAAAAAACTTATTCAACTAAGCAATACAATTCCTTTTCAAGCATTAATACTTAAATATTACTATCATCATCAAATGCTTCAAGACCCTTACCGGTCAAAGTCAACATCCTAAAATCATCACAAACTTTAGCTCCCAAATTAGTGTAAAACTCAACAGCACTTTTGTTCCACTCTGAAGTGTACCAATTAATAGCAGAAATCCCCGTTCTTGTAGCCTCAAATGCCATAGCGGAAAACATCCATTTTCCCAACTTTTTCCCTCTATAACACTCTCTTACATAAAGGTTCTCGAAATTAAAGACAGGTTTCTCGTAAAAACTCGAAAAACACGGATAATACAATATGTATCCAGCAATAAAAATATCACCATTGTGATCAACTTTAAACTCGTCCGATTCATCGTCTTTGAACGAAGAATTAAGGTTAATTTCCTTAACTCCGAGGGTATTAATGTTAAAATGAGCAGGAGGGAAAAAAATAGGTGAAACATCGACTACGAGTGCAGTAACAGGATTAAATTTGGGGTTAAATATACCCGAGGCAATAGAGGTCTCAGTGGATTTTAGTAGATGACCAATGTTGTGATGTGCAGCTAAACGTTGCCTAAGTTTGTAGATGTGTGGAACATCAGATTCAATGGCTACACGAAGTCTAGCAAATATTTTATTGCTAAAGGTTTTTCCCTTAGAAGTTGGAGAATTTGGGGTTGAAGACATAATGAAAGGATGATGAGATCTTTTGAATATGGTTATGGGGGTATGTTTTTGAAAGGTGATTGTAAGCTTGACAATATACTCCTTTTATAGTAAGCAAATCATCTataagtccttttttttttcactaaggCCACAAAAAGTTGTTGACACTTACCTAATCTTAGTTAGCACTATAAACTTTCCTTTAATAATTCaattaatacaacaacaataacatacccagtataatctcacaagtggggaATGTGAAGGGTGGTGTGTATGCAGTCTTACTTCTACCTTGTgaagatagagaggttgttccTGATAGACCTTCGTCTCAAAtaaagcatatcaaaatcagTAAGAAAAGGAAATGCTATAGTGAAGAAGCCATGTAGCAAATAATGGAGAAAAAAACAGTAGCAACAACAAATAATACGATATTCGAAGCAAAGGAAACATGTAATAATAAAATCGAAGAATAAAATAGTAGgagagtaataataataatactaataagaGAAACTAGACACCGCTTGACTACTTACTAACCTTTTAACCTAATGCTCGACCTCCATATTCTCCCATCTAGGGTCATGTCTTTGTTAAGTCGCAGGTGTGCCATGTCCCGTCTAGTCACCTCTCCTCAATACTTCTTTGGCCGACCTCTAACTATACTCAAACCCATCATAGCCAACCCTCACACCTCCTCACTAGGGCATCTGTGCATGTCCTCTTtacatgcccgaaccatctcagtctcgccTCCTAATCTTGTCCACAACGGAGGCCACTTGCAGCTTATCCCGAATATCTTCGTTCCTAATCCTATCACTCCTAGTAAGCTCATACATCATCTCAACATCCTCATTTCAGCTACTTTCATCTTCTGGACGTGCGAGTTCTTGACCAGCCAACACTTTGCCTCATACAACATAGCCAGTCTAACAACCACTTTATAAAACttacttttaatttatttaaaaaaaaaaaaaaaaaattaatgctacCAGCCCATGTAGGGTTGTGGCTTACctttaaatcttacctttaattctattataaaaatacaaaaagtaagAAGAAACGGTTTGcgacttgaatttttttggtttcACCGGTGTCCGGTACAGGCATTGGCGACACTAAATACGGATTTGCGTTGGGAAATTTCATATTAGGTGGTGGTAAAGCGTTTTCTAACAAAGGCAACTCCACACCTAACAAGGATCGAACCTGAAATCTCTAATTAAGGGATGAACGAGTACTTGTCACAACATCACAACCTTTGATATTTGTGTAGTGCAAATTTTCCTAGCAGCTAAATTCTCAGAAAAGATCAAAATTATAGAGTTCAGCCTAGGATTACTCTGAATAGATATATTATTTCATGACAAGGTACGTTTGTTTTATTCGAAACCAAATTTTTTGTTATAGAAACAAAAACGAAGCTAAAACATTTACATTTGCTAAAAGGTTTTTAATGTTTTCCTAGTATGTATCGATAAGTTTCTTCTTCATTTGGTTATATTATCCTGGAAGAATTTATCTTTAAGAAAAACGAGATGAGTAGCGGACTATAGGAGAAGAAATGATTCATCTAAAGATTTAGTATCTGTTAACTTCCTTCTGCATCCTTAAACACTGATCAAGTGCAGGCTCAAATGGTGACAAAAGTTTTTACCTCTTGTTCACGGAAATAAAAGGAAGTATTAGCAGGAAGGATGCACAGTCAAATACTTCTTCTGTTCCAAAATACTTGTTATTTTTTGCTTCTGGAGAATCCATTGACTAATCTTTGAAGCTAAATGGATTAAactaatttgatattttacaattaaaaatttaatattcGATAAATATACCAGGGGAAGAAGNNNNNNNNNNNNNNNNNNNNNNNNNNNNNNNNNNNNNNNNNNNNNNNNNNNNNNNNNNNNNNNNNNNNNNNNNNNNNNNNNNNNNNNNNNNNNNNNNNNNTTAACTGAAAATGGTTGTAGGTTTCCCCGAAAAATAAACCCGAGACATTAAAAATTGAACccggtgtttttttttttttttgaggaattGTGGTAgaaattcttttattttcttattgtgtttgattttaaaatgaCTATAAGTTTCTGATGCGTGGTGACACCATCAGACGGAAAGGAATTACTCTTAAAGagctcaaaaagaaaaaaattatatgtatttttttttttttttgtagtcgATAGATGTATATATTGttattcttttaatttgttACAGGCTTGTAATTACAGTgctaatttaaatataaaacctTGCCTTTTGTTAGGCGGAAAATGCTTattttgaattataggagtaGTTGTACTAAATTTAcattatattttagttatttttttcattgcttttatacaattaaaatgagagagagaatTGAAAAAGCATAATTTTGTCTACATGCTCTCAAACAAAACAATTGTTATTGCTTCAACTTTTCATATCCCTTATCATAACCCTAAATTCCTTTAATGATACTAATCcgcatcattttatttttacatctaccatatgtatatatagggaagtaaaattatgatatttgtttttcatttatattttactattttttttattataaatttacTCTTCCATttgtttttccttctttatgGATTTTAGTCGTTCAAattgatataaatatgttgatCAACTTAGAAAATGTTTAAGTGATTTCTTGAATCAATATTTTTCGTTTAACAAATTTATTGAGATATATTTAAGTGGTAATAGAAAAATGGCATTGTAGATCTGAAATGCCGATTTCTAATCATGGTTTAAGACTAATTTAATATCTATGTATGTAACTATGTAAGTGGTACTAATATTTTTATATCATctactgatatatatatatacatatatatatatatatatatatatatatatatatatatatatatatatatatatatatatatatatatatatatattattttattttccaaaGGGCCTCTAAGTTTCATGACTGAAACTTAGATGGgtttttttaattgatattgCCAAAATATAGAGTTGTTCAACACTTCGTGACCAGAAGTTAATGgaaaatataaatacatatataatacttaCAAATTACAAGTATATCATGTGATTCAGAAGTATTGTACTTACATATATTGAAAAACAAATATTACTACAATATAAGAGCTACTACAACACTTTCAGAATTTAAatactaaatttttatttttagatatGCCTACATTTTATTGGagttaaaatatataatagaaagtTCATATATAACTATGAGTTCAGTCGATAAAAcatgtttttatgtgggaccatatgtttaattttttaattataatttgattattgtgaaacttttttttaatataaaatggTTGTGACACTTGTTCTTTAGGCTGTCGCTATAATTTTGTCGAg is a window of Lycium ferocissimum isolate CSIRO_LF1 chromosome 12, AGI_CSIRO_Lferr_CH_V1, whole genome shotgun sequence DNA encoding:
- the LOC132041167 gene encoding tyramine N-feruloyltransferase 4/11-like, which translates into the protein MSSTPNSPTSKGKTFSNKIFARLRVAIESDVPHIYKLRQRLAAHHNIGHLLKSTETSIASGIFNPKFNPVTALVVDVSPIFFPPAHFNINTLGVKEINLNSSFKDDESDEFKVDHNGDIFIAGYILYYPCFSSFYEKPVFNFENLYVRECYRGKKLGKWMFSAMAFEATRTGISAINWYTSEWNKSAVEFYTNLGAKVCDDFRMLTLTGKGLEAFDDDSNI